A single genomic interval of Macaca nemestrina isolate mMacNem1 chromosome 14, mMacNem.hap1, whole genome shotgun sequence harbors:
- the LOC139358204 gene encoding uncharacterized protein: protein MAATATLVKDSAKLTLGQPLTVITPHALEAIVWQPPDRWITNACLTHYQALLLDTDRVQFGPPVTLNPATLLPVPEDQPSPHDCRQVLAETHGTREDLKDQELPDADHTWYTDGSSYLDSGTRRAGAAVVNGHNTIWAQSLPPGTSAQKAELIALTKALELSKGKKANIYTDSRYAFATAHTHGSIYERRGLLTSERKEIKNKVEIIALLKALFLPQEVAIIHCPGHQKGQDPVAVGRNQPHNY from the coding sequence atggcagccaccgctacgctggtcaaggactctgctaagttaacccttgggcagccactaactgttattaccccacatgctctagaggccatagtgtggcagcccccggaccggtggataaccaacgcatgcctaacccactaccaggccctcctactggacacggaccgcgtccagtttggccctccggtcaccctaaaccctgctacgctgctgccggtaccagaagaccaaccaagcccacacgattgtcggcaagtactggctgagacccatggaacacgggaagaccttaaagaccaagaactccCAGACGCGGATCACACCTGGTACACAGACGGCAGCAGTTACCTTGACTCAGGTACCCGGAGGGCGGGAGCGGCAGTAGTAAATGGTCACAACACCATTTGGGCACAATCACTACCTCCTGGCACgtctgcacagaaggctgagttaatagcactaaccaaggccctagagctgtccaagggaaagaaagctaacatttatactgatagccggtatgcctttgcaacggctcatactcatggaagtatctatgaaagaagaggtctcctaacctcagaaagaaaggaaatcaagaacaaagttgaaataattgccttattaaaagctctttttcttcctcaagaagtggctataattcactgccccgggcatcagaaaggacaggatccagtcgcagtaggacgaaaccagccacataactattga